In Colletotrichum destructivum chromosome 1, complete sequence, the sequence TCCGCGACCACAGCCATGGACACCTCGAGATCAGCCCTTGAAAACTCGGACCTTGACAAGCTCAacgacaaggacaagctcgAGCTCCGCCAAttcctcgccaacgagcAGCAGAGATCCCAGATCCAATCACGTTAGTATGCCCCTTTTAGATGGTGTCCCGCAGAGGCGGAAGGGCTGGGAAATCGATGCGGCTCGGCTGGGTGCCAATGCAAAGAGCTCGAGAATATTAGAACTAACAGAAATGCCAAAATGACAGAAACCCATGCGCTCACTGAAATCTGCTGGAAGAAGTGCGTCACTGGCTCGATCCGCAACTCCAAATTGGATAAGGGCGAAGAGGGATGTCTGGCCAACTGTGTCGACAGAttcctcgacgtcaactTTTTGACGATGAAGCACCTCAACAACATGCGCTCTGGTTAAGAGTTTTCCTGTTGGTCAAACACAGGATGCATGGAACGGAGAATAGGGGGGGATCGGTACGCAGAGTTGCGA encodes:
- a CDS encoding Putative Tim10-like domain superfamily protein → MDTSRSALENSDLDKLNDKDKLELRQFLANEQQRSQIQSQTHALTEICWKKCVTGSIRNSKLDKGEEGCLANCVDRFLDVNFLTMKHLNNMRSG